Sequence from the Undibacterium piscinae genome:
GTGCCGGAAGGATGGCCGAAACGCACCGCCTCGCGCAAACCGCCACCTGCTGCAAGATTGACCAAGGTGCCCGGTATCGCCGCAGCGGTACCGATCGCCACCGCTGCAGTACCCATCATGGCGTGATGCAACTTGCCCATAGACATGGCACGCACCAGCAGATCAATATCACCTGCATTGACCTGCTTGCCGCTGGACGACACATACGACGCCGGTTTGGCGACAAAAGCCACCTTAGGCGTATGCTGACGATTCGCCGCTTCCGCGATATCCTTGATCAGTCCCATGCGTAGCGCACCATGGGCGCGTATGGTTTCAAATTTAGCCAAGGCCTGAGCGTCGCCATTAATGGCGTCCTGCAGTTCGGTACCGGTGTAACCGATCGCTTCGGCATTGACGAAAATAGTCGGGATACCGGCATTGATCATGGTGACCTTCAGCGTGCCAAAACCCGGCACTTCCAGATCGTCCACCAGATTACCGGTAGGGAACATGGAACCGCCGGCACCATCTTCATCGGCCGCCGGATTCATGAATTCGAGCTGCACTTCTGCCGCAGGAAAAGTCACGCCGTCGAGTTCGAAGTCGCCGGTTTCCTGCACCTCACCATTGGTCATAGGCACGTGAGCAATGATAGTCTTGGCTATATTTGCCTGCCAGATGCGTACCACGGCGACACCGTTCTGCGGCAGACGGGCCGCATCGACCAAGCCTGCGCTGATCGCAAACGAGCCGACAGCGGCAGACAGATTGCCGCAATTGCCGCTCCAGTCAACGAAAGCCTTGTCGATAGCAACCTGACCGAACAGATAATCGACATCGTGATCAGGCTTGGCGCTTTTCGACAGGATAACCGTCTTGCTGGTACTGGAAGTGGCGCCGCCCATGCCGTCGATCTGCTTGCCGTAAGGATCGGGGCTACCGATCACGCGCATCAGCAAGGCATCACGCGCCGCACCGGGAACTTGGGCGACCGCAGGTAAATCTTGCAGACGGAAGAACACGCCTTTGCTGGTACCGCCACGGATATAAGTAGCGGGAATTTTGATTTGGGGTAAATAGCTCATGCTAGTTCCTCTTATTGATACCGTAGGGTGCGCCACGCGCACCAAAATCAGTGCGGCAAACACGAATGGTGCGCAAGGCGCACCCTACAGAAGATTTATACGGCCTTTGTCGATTCCAGGAAATCCTGGGCAAAGCGTTGCAGCACCCCACCCGCTTCATAGATCGCCACTTCTTCGGCAGTATCGAGGCGGCAGGTGACCGGCACCTCGACCCGCTCACCATTCTTGCGATTAATGACCAAGGTCAAGGTAGTGCGCGGCGTACGTTCACCGATCACGTCGAAAGTTTCGCTACCGTCTATCGCCAAAGTCAGGCGGGTGACACCCGCTTTGAACTCCAGCGGCAAGACGCCCATACCGACCAGATTGGTTCTGTGGATGCGCTCAAAGCCTTCGGCCGCGATCGCTTCTACACCCGCCAGGCGTACACCTTTGGCAGCCCAGTCACGGGAAGAGCCTTGGCCATAATCGGCACCGGCGATGATGATCAAAGGCTGCTTGCGTTCCATATAGGTTTCTATGGCTTCCCACATGCGCGTCACTTTGCCTTCCGGCTCTATGCGTGCCAGCGAACCAGCCTGCACCTTGCCGTCCTTGAGTACCATTTCATTCTTCAAGGTCGGATTAGCAAACGTCGCGCGCTGGGCGGTTAGGTGATCACCGCGGTGGGTCGCGTAAGAGTTGAAATCTTCCTCAGGCAAGCCCATTTTCGCCAGGTATTCACCGGCAGCGCTGTCAAGCATGATGGCGTTCGACGGTGACAAGTGATCGGTCGTGATATTGTCACCGAGCACAGCCAGCGCACGCATGCCCTTCATGCTACGTTCACCTGCCAGGGCACCTTCCCAGTAAGGCGGACGGCGGATGTAAGTAGTCTGCGGGCGCCAGTCATACAGCGGGCTCACTTTCAGGCCATCGTCTTCCTGCTTGGCGAACATAGGGATATACACCTTGCGGAACTGCTCAGGCTTAACGCTGGCGGCAACCACGGCATCGATCTCTTCATCAGTAGGCCAGATGTCGGCCAGGCGTACCGGTTTGCCATCGGCATCGGTACCGAGCACATCTTTTTCGATATCGAAACGGATAGTACCGGCAATCGCATAGGCGACTACCAACGGTGGCGAAGCCAGGAATGCCTGCTTTGCATACGGATGGATGCGGCCGTCAAAGTTACGGTTACCCGACAGTACGGCGGTGGCGTACAGATCACGCTCCACCACTTCTTTCTGGATCACAGGGTCGAGCGCACCGGACATGCCGTTGCAGGTGGTGCAGGCAAAGGCGACTACGCCAAAACCCATCTGTTCGAGCTCAGGCATCAGGCCGGCTTCTTCCAGATACAGGGCAACCGTTTTGGAGCCTGGCGCCAGCGAGCTCTTCACCCAAGGCTTACGGCTCAAGCCAAGTTTATTTGCATTACGGGCGATCAGGCCAGCCGCAATCATATTGCGCGGGTTATTCGTATTCGTGCAACTGGTGATGGCGGCGATGATCACTGCGCCATCAGGCATCAGGCCAGCTTCATTTTCTACCGTGCCGCTGATGCCGCGTGCCGCCAATTCGGAAGTCGGTACGCGGTTGTGCGGATTACTCGGCCCGGCAATGGTACGCACCACCGAGGACAAATCAAAGCTGAGC
This genomic interval carries:
- the prpF gene encoding 2-methylaconitate cis-trans isomerase PrpF; this translates as MSYLPQIKIPATYIRGGTSKGVFFRLQDLPAVAQVPGAARDALLMRVIGSPDPYGKQIDGMGGATSSTSKTVILSKSAKPDHDVDYLFGQVAIDKAFVDWSGNCGNLSAAVGSFAISAGLVDAARLPQNGVAVVRIWQANIAKTIIAHVPMTNGEVQETGDFELDGVTFPAAEVQLEFMNPAADEDGAGGSMFPTGNLVDDLEVPGFGTLKVTMINAGIPTIFVNAEAIGYTGTELQDAINGDAQALAKFETIRAHGALRMGLIKDIAEAANRQHTPKVAFVAKPASYVSSSGKQVNAGDIDLLVRAMSMGKLHHAMMGTAAVAIGTAAAIPGTLVNLAAGGGLREAVRFGHPSGTLRVGAQAAQVNGEWSVTKAIMSRSARILMEGWVRVPGDAF
- the acnD gene encoding Fe/S-dependent 2-methylisocitrate dehydratase AcnD, whose protein sequence is MNTNHRKPLPGTKLDFFDTRAAVDAIAPGAYATLPYTSRVLAENLVRRCDPATLTDSLKQFIERKRDLDFPWFPARVVCHDILGQTALVDLAGLRDAIAAQGGDPALVNPVVPTQLVVDHSLAVECGGFDPDAFNKNRAIEDRRNEDRFDFINWTKKAFKNVDVIPPGNGILHQINLERMSPVVQISDGVAYPDTLVGTDSHTPMVDALGVIAIGVGGLEAESVMLGRASWMRLPDIIGVELTGKPQAGITATDTVLALTEFLRKQKVVSSYLEFYGAGAAALTLGDRATIANMAPEFGATAAMFYIDEQTIKYLKLTGRDDEQVKLVELYAKETGLWADSLKNAEYERVLSFDLSSVVRTIAGPSNPHNRVPTSELAARGISGTVENEAGLMPDGAVIIAAITSCTNTNNPRNMIAAGLIARNANKLGLSRKPWVKSSLAPGSKTVALYLEEAGLMPELEQMGFGVVAFACTTCNGMSGALDPVIQKEVVERDLYATAVLSGNRNFDGRIHPYAKQAFLASPPLVVAYAIAGTIRFDIEKDVLGTDADGKPVRLADIWPTDEEIDAVVAASVKPEQFRKVYIPMFAKQEDDGLKVSPLYDWRPQTTYIRRPPYWEGALAGERSMKGMRALAVLGDNITTDHLSPSNAIMLDSAAGEYLAKMGLPEEDFNSYATHRGDHLTAQRATFANPTLKNEMVLKDGKVQAGSLARIEPEGKVTRMWEAIETYMERKQPLIIIAGADYGQGSSRDWAAKGVRLAGVEAIAAEGFERIHRTNLVGMGVLPLEFKAGVTRLTLAIDGSETFDVIGERTPRTTLTLVINRKNGERVEVPVTCRLDTAEEVAIYEAGGVLQRFAQDFLESTKAV